A DNA window from Vigna angularis cultivar LongXiaoDou No.4 chromosome 1, ASM1680809v1, whole genome shotgun sequence contains the following coding sequences:
- the LOC108340776 gene encoding hevamine-A, with amino-acid sequence MALKSSAMSVPLLCLVLLAVGNGCYGGEIAIYWGQNGNEGTLSEACATGNYDYLILAFLPTFGNGQTPMINLAGHCDPYSDGCTGLSSDIKSCQAKGIKVLLSLGGGAGSYSIASTEDASHIASYLWNNFLGGQSSSRPLGPAVLDGVDFDIEGGSNQHWGDLARFLKGYAMAKQGKQVYITAAPQCPFPDAWIGNALATGLFDYVWVQFYNNPPCQYTSGAITNLEDAWKQWISGIPANKIFLGLPASPQAAGSGFIPSADLLSNVLPAIKGSAKYGGVMLWSRYYDAESGYSSSIRSHV; translated from the coding sequence ATGGCATTGAAATCATCAGCAATGTCAGTTCCTTTGTTGTGCTTAGTGTTGTTAGCAGTAGGAAATGGTTGTTATGGTGGAGAAATAGCAATCTACTGGGGCCAGAATGGCAACGAGGGGACGCTGAGCGAGGCTTGTGCGACAGGGAACTATGATTATTTGATCTTAGCCTTTTTGCCAACCTTTGGCAATGGACAAACTCCTATGATTAATCTTGCTGGTCACTGCGATCCGTACAGTGATGGGTGCACTGGGTTAAGTTCAGACATAAAATCTTGTCAAGCCAAAGGCATCAAGGTGTTGCTGTCTTTAGGAGGAGGTGCTGGAAGCTATTCAATTGCATCCACCGAAGATGCAAGCCACATAGCCAGTTACCTTTGGAACAACTTCTTGGGGGGACAGTCCTCATCTCGGCCTCTTGGCCCTGCTGTTCTTGATGGCGTTGACTTTGACATTGAAGGTGGATCAAACCAACATTGGGGTGATCTTGCCAGGTTCCTTAAAGGCTACGCCATGGCAAAGCAAGGCAAGCAAGTCTACATCACTGCAGCTCCTCAGTGCCCTTTTCCTGATGCTTGGATAGGAAATGCTCTCGCTACAGGGCTTTTTGACTATGTGTGGGTCCAATTCTACAACAACCCTCCTTGCCAATACACTTCTGGGGCAATCACTAACCTCGAAGATGCATGGAAGCAGTGGATTTCAGGTATCCCTGCCAACAAGATATTCTTGGGGTTGCCAGCTTCCCCACAGGCTGCAGGGAGTGGCTTCATTCCTTCTGCGGATCTTCTTTCTAATGTGCTTCCAGCCATTAAGGGTTCTGCTAAATATGGAGGTGTTATGTTGTGGTCTAGGTATTATGATGCTGAGAGTGGGTATAGCTCATCCATCAGGAGCCATGTGTGA